A genomic stretch from Moraxella nasicaprae includes:
- a CDS encoding NAD-dependent succinate-semialdehyde dehydrogenase, producing MNVPNILNNPSLWQHQSFINNQWVDGKASKFDVVNPFDGQVLTSIQGLDLAQVHTAIDTAHTAWQAWAKTSAKHRATLLHRWADLIDEHTDDLAKIMTLEQGKPLSESTGEMGYANSFIRWFAEEGRRVYGDIIAANQPNLRHQVLKQPIGVCAAITPWNFPAAMITRKVAPALAAGCTIIVKPDSQTPLTALALAYLAQQAGLPAGVFQVVLGDAQMIGEVLCQHPTIRKLSFTGSTRVGKILMANSASTLKKLSLELGGNAPFIVFDDANLEQAVDGLIASKYRNAGQTCVCANRIFVQNNIKEQFVQLLASKVATLRVGNGLDKGVQIGPMIHQDALQKAQKLLNTTVNQGAKIITGGAVHHSSALALMPTIIDGVRHDMDIAQTEIFAPILPIFGFDNENEVINLANDTPYGLAAYFYTNNMARSWRVCEALEYGMVAQNTGLLSTEVAPFGGVKESGFGREGSKYGIDEYLTIKYWCLHIDD from the coding sequence ATGAATGTACCAAATATTTTAAACAATCCGTCCTTATGGCAACACCAAAGTTTCATCAATAATCAGTGGGTAGATGGCAAGGCAAGCAAATTTGATGTCGTCAATCCCTTTGATGGTCAAGTTTTGACCAGCATTCAAGGGCTTGATTTGGCACAAGTTCACACCGCCATTGATACCGCTCATACCGCTTGGCAGGCTTGGGCAAAAACCAGTGCCAAACATCGTGCCACACTATTGCATCGCTGGGCAGATTTGATTGATGAACACACTGATGACCTTGCCAAAATCATGACCTTAGAACAAGGTAAGCCACTGAGCGAATCAACTGGCGAGATGGGCTATGCCAATAGTTTTATTCGCTGGTTTGCCGAAGAAGGCAGACGAGTGTATGGCGACATCATCGCTGCCAATCAGCCTAATTTACGCCATCAAGTACTCAAACAGCCCATCGGTGTCTGTGCTGCCATCACGCCATGGAATTTTCCAGCGGCAATGATTACCCGAAAAGTCGCTCCTGCGTTGGCGGCAGGCTGCACCATCATCGTCAAGCCAGACAGCCAAACACCGCTGACCGCTTTGGCTCTGGCATATCTGGCACAACAGGCGGGATTGCCGGCAGGTGTCTTTCAAGTCGTACTGGGCGATGCTCAAATGATTGGCGAGGTTTTGTGTCAGCATCCAACCATTCGCAAACTAAGTTTTACAGGCTCAACCCGTGTGGGTAAAATTCTGATGGCAAATAGTGCCAGCACCCTCAAAAAACTATCACTAGAACTGGGCGGTAATGCACCTTTTATCGTGTTTGATGATGCCAATTTAGAACAAGCCGTTGATGGCTTGATTGCCTCAAAATATCGCAATGCTGGACAAACTTGTGTCTGTGCCAATCGTATTTTTGTCCAAAATAACATCAAAGAACAATTTGTTCAACTGCTTGCCAGTAAGGTCGCCACGCTAAGGGTTGGTAATGGCTTGGATAAAGGGGTGCAAATTGGACCAATGATTCATCAAGATGCCCTACAAAAAGCCCAAAAACTGCTCAACACCACCGTCAATCAAGGAGCAAAAATCATCACAGGTGGCGCCGTGCATCACAGTTCTGCTTTGGCTTTGATGCCAACCATCATTGATGGCGTGCGACATGACATGGATATTGCTCAGACGGAGATTTTTGCACCGATTTTACCAATTTTTGGGTTTGATAACGAAAATGAAGTCATCAACCTTGCCAATGACACCCCTTATGGTTTGGCGGCATATTTTTATACCAACAACATGGCTCGTTCATGGCGTGTGTGCGAGGCATTGGAATATGGTATGGTTGCCCAAAATACAGGGCTGCTTTCCACCGAAGTTGCTCCCTTTGGTGGTGTCAAAGAGTCAGGCTTTGGGCGAGAGGGTTCCAAATACGGCATCGATGAATATTTAACCATCAAATATTGGTGCTTGCACATCGATGACTGA
- a CDS encoding MATE family efflux transporter yields MFFDLRQHSWHSYKKELSALTTLTLPMLLAQIAQVGTGFVDTIMAGGAGKEHLAAVALGSSLFFTIYVTLMGVMTAVNPMLAQLYGANHTTQIGVLGRQGIWFGLFCGLVGMGLVWLAIAPFQAWLDVSQTTLGITAEYLWFIGLAMPAAMVHRALHAYASSLNRPRTIMWVSWLCFFLNIPLNYIFVYGKFGMPSLGGAGCGLATAVVFWVNAIVLWIYIAKDRYFAPFGLMQRFDLPDLRQFAAMLKLGVPIGFSFFLEVSLFTCIMFLLAKLDGNSEDFVAAQQIVMSLTSLIFMIPSSLGNASTVRVGQALGANQPAQARYNAGVAISLSMVLSVVTAIGLIVLRTPVARMYTDDVAVLDIATTLLLFSAAFQLVDAVQCVSSCALRGYKVSTMPMIIHIISFWGCGLIPGYYLAFHQQMGIYGFWTALVISLGVAAVWLTWYLEIHSKKNSAGNQRMPLAQE; encoded by the coding sequence ATGTTTTTTGATTTACGCCAACACAGCTGGCACAGTTACAAAAAAGAACTGTCCGCCTTGACCACCCTAACCCTACCCATGCTACTTGCCCAAATCGCCCAAGTTGGCACAGGCTTTGTCGATACCATCATGGCAGGCGGGGCTGGCAAAGAACACTTAGCTGCGGTGGCGTTGGGCAGTAGTCTATTTTTTACAATCTATGTGACCTTGATGGGTGTGATGACGGCAGTCAATCCCATGCTTGCCCAGCTCTACGGAGCAAATCACACCACCCAAATTGGTGTGCTGGGACGACAGGGCATTTGGTTTGGGTTATTTTGTGGGCTTGTGGGCATGGGTTTGGTGTGGCTTGCCATCGCTCCTTTTCAGGCATGGCTTGATGTCAGCCAGACCACGCTAGGCATCACCGCAGAATATCTATGGTTCATTGGGCTTGCCATGCCTGCTGCAATGGTTCATCGAGCATTGCACGCCTATGCGTCTAGCCTCAATCGACCACGCACCATCATGTGGGTCAGTTGGCTGTGTTTCTTTTTGAACATTCCGCTCAACTATATTTTTGTTTATGGCAAATTTGGCATGCCTTCTCTGGGTGGGGCTGGCTGTGGGCTGGCTACGGCAGTGGTCTTTTGGGTCAATGCCATCGTACTGTGGATATACATCGCCAAAGACCGCTATTTTGCTCCTTTTGGTCTGATGCAGCGATTTGATTTGCCAGACCTTAGGCAGTTTGCAGCGATGCTCAAACTGGGTGTACCCATTGGATTTTCATTCTTTTTGGAAGTCAGCTTATTTACCTGCATCATGTTTTTGCTTGCCAAATTAGATGGCAATAGCGAGGATTTTGTTGCTGCTCAGCAGATTGTGATGAGCTTGACCAGTTTGATTTTTATGATACCATCAAGTCTTGGCAATGCCTCCACCGTGCGTGTCGGTCAAGCCTTAGGTGCTAACCAACCTGCTCAGGCTCGCTACAATGCAGGGGTTGCTATTTCGTTATCAATGGTGCTGTCTGTGGTAACTGCCATTGGTCTGATTGTACTAAGAACGCCTGTTGCACGAATGTACACCGATGATGTTGCTGTATTAGACATCGCCACCACGCTCTTGCTGTTCTCGGCAGCATTTCAGCTGGTCGATGCGGTACAATGTGTGTCTAGTTGTGCTTTGCGTGGCTACAAGGTATCAACCATGCCCATGATTATCCACATCATTTCTTTTTGGGGCTGTGGGCTGATTCCTGGTTACTATCTGGCATTTCATCAGCAAATGGGCATTTATGGTTTTTGGACAGCCTTGGTCATCTCGCTTGGTGTGGCGGCGGTGTGGCTGACTTGGTATCTAGAAATTCATAGCAAAAAAAATTCTGCTGGCAATCAAAGAATGCCATTAGCACAAGAATAA
- a CDS encoding cold-shock protein, with product MSNKVFGTVKWFNESKGFGFIAQDAGGPDVFAHYSAITGSGFKTLSEGQKVAFILGEGQKGPQAEQIEKI from the coding sequence ATGTCAAATAAAGTTTTCGGCACGGTTAAGTGGTTTAACGAATCAAAAGGCTTTGGCTTCATCGCCCAAGATGCTGGCGGTCCTGATGTGTTCGCTCATTATAGTGCCATCACAGGTTCTGGCTTTAAAACATTAAGCGAAGGTCAAAAAGTTGCTTTCATCTTGGGTGAAGGTCAAAAAGGACCACAAGCCGAACAAATCGAAAAGATTTAA
- the ilvC gene encoding ketol-acid reductoisomerase, with protein MSLNIYYDKDCDLSIIQGKKVAIIGYGSQGHAHALNLKDSGVDVTVGLREGSASWKKAENAGLKVAETAAAVAGADLVMILTPDEFQRELYKEVIEPNIKQGATLAFAHGFAIHYNQIEPRADLDVIMVAPKAPGHTVRSEFVKGGGIPDLIAIWRDASGNAKNVALSYASGVGGGRSGIIETTFKDETETDLFGEQAVLCGGAVELVKMGFETLVEAGYAPEMAYFECLHELKLIVDLMYEGGIADMNYSISNNAEFGEYVTGPEVINEESRKAMRHALKRIQDGEYAKMFIAEGQLNYPSMTARRRNNAAHPIETTGAKLRAMMPWIGGNKIIDKEKN; from the coding sequence ATGAGTTTAAACATCTATTACGACAAAGATTGTGATTTGTCTATCATTCAAGGCAAAAAAGTTGCCATCATCGGTTATGGTTCACAAGGTCATGCTCATGCCTTGAACCTAAAAGATTCTGGTGTTGATGTTACCGTTGGTCTGCGTGAAGGTTCTGCTTCTTGGAAAAAGGCAGAAAATGCTGGTCTAAAAGTTGCTGAAACTGCCGCTGCCGTTGCTGGTGCTGATTTGGTGATGATTTTGACTCCTGATGAGTTTCAGCGTGAGCTATACAAAGAAGTGATTGAACCAAACATCAAACAAGGTGCAACGCTTGCCTTTGCTCATGGTTTTGCCATTCACTACAACCAAATCGAACCTCGTGCCGACCTTGATGTCATCATGGTTGCACCAAAAGCACCAGGTCACACCGTGCGTTCTGAATTTGTCAAAGGCGGTGGTATCCCTGATTTAATCGCCATCTGGCGTGATGCTTCTGGCAATGCCAAAAATGTTGCCTTGTCTTATGCCTCTGGTGTTGGTGGTGGTCGTTCTGGCATCATCGAAACCACTTTTAAAGATGAAACCGAAACTGACCTATTTGGCGAACAAGCCGTTCTGTGCGGTGGTGCGGTTGAGCTTGTTAAGATGGGCTTTGAGACCTTGGTGGAAGCTGGCTATGCCCCAGAAATGGCATACTTTGAATGCTTGCACGAATTAAAATTGATTGTTGATTTGATGTATGAAGGCGGTATCGCTGACATGAATTACTCAATCTCTAACAACGCTGAATTTGGCGAATATGTGACAGGTCCTGAGGTCATCAATGAAGAATCTCGCAAAGCCATGCGTCATGCACTAAAACGCATTCAAGATGGCGAATATGCGAAGATGTTCATCGCTGAGGGTCAGCTAAACTATCCTTCAATGACCGCTCGTCGTCGCAATAATGCCGCCCACCCAATCGAAACCACAGGGGCAAAATTGCGTGCGATGATGCCTTGGATTGGTGGTAACAAAATCATCGACAAAGAGAAAAACTAA
- a CDS encoding DMT family transporter — translation MDRALGIDVKALVRPEIFALLAAIINGSIGIFTRLAFEFDDKLSPVALAFWKCFLAFLIICLIGFGNRQTKQEIIRHSKHWYQFALLGFLGIFCLYFFETWAFYHASIPLVSFLTYAAGGVTVFLSVFLKERLTLNKVAAFFSIMAGVCCLLLFESDVHGGYLGFILALLGGLGYALFIFISKLLKVGGGVAQLFWLFAFGSLYLSVPYFWDFYLPNGMAWLMIICLVLLPTIGGFYLTTKAIEYGEASKVQIIETSDPLFATLLALIVFGDVLSATGYIGSLLIFIGIIMMMKSSK, via the coding sequence ATGGATAGGGCGTTGGGGATTGATGTGAAGGCATTGGTAAGACCAGAAATTTTTGCTCTTTTGGCAGCGATTATCAATGGGTCTATTGGCATATTTACCAGACTTGCCTTTGAGTTTGATGATAAATTATCCCCTGTTGCCTTGGCTTTTTGGAAATGCTTTCTTGCTTTTTTAATCATATGTTTGATTGGTTTTGGCAATCGACAGACAAAGCAAGAAATCATACGCCATTCAAAGCACTGGTATCAATTTGCTTTATTGGGATTTTTGGGGATTTTTTGCCTGTATTTCTTTGAAACTTGGGCATTTTATCACGCTTCTATCCCTTTGGTGTCGTTTTTAACTTATGCAGCAGGCGGGGTAACGGTCTTTTTATCGGTTTTTTTAAAAGAACGGCTCACCCTCAATAAAGTAGCAGCGTTTTTTAGTATCATGGCTGGCGTCTGTTGTTTGCTGTTATTTGAAAGCGATGTGCATGGCGGTTATCTGGGCTTTATTTTGGCGTTGCTTGGTGGTCTTGGCTATGCGTTATTTATATTCATCTCAAAGTTATTAAAAGTCGGTGGTGGTGTCGCCCAGCTTTTTTGGTTATTTGCTTTTGGCAGTCTTTATCTGTCAGTGCCTTATTTTTGGGATTTTTATTTACCAAACGGCATGGCGTGGCTGATGATTATTTGCCTTGTGCTATTACCAACCATTGGGGGATTTTACTTGACCACCAAAGCCATTGAATATGGCGAGGCAAGCAAGGTTCAGATTATTGAAACCAGCGACCCATTATTCGCCACACTATTGGCGTTAATAGTTTTTGGTGATGTGTTAAGTGCCACTGGGTATATTGGCTCATTATTGATTTTTATTGGTATCATCATGATGATGAAATCATCAAAATAA
- the ilvN gene encoding acetolactate synthase small subunit, translating into MANQQHKHLISVLMENEAGSLSRVVGLFSQRGYNIDTLNVAATDDPTISRLTLTTITTNDKIEQITKQLHKLIEVVKVQNLSELSDGKQIERELMLVKVRATGSGREEIKRSADIFRAQIVDVGPNIYTILITGDAAKLDGFIDVIGRDKILEVVRSGVIGIARGERTLSL; encoded by the coding sequence ATGGCAAATCAACAACATAAACATTTGATTTCTGTTTTGATGGAAAATGAAGCAGGTTCGCTGTCTCGTGTGGTTGGTCTATTTTCTCAAAGGGGCTATAACATTGACACGCTGAATGTGGCAGCCACTGATGACCCAACCATTTCTCGATTGACTTTGACCACCATCACCACCAATGATAAAATCGAGCAAATCACCAAGCAGCTGCATAAGCTGATTGAGGTGGTAAAAGTACAAAATCTATCAGAGCTGAGCGATGGCAAGCAAATCGAGCGTGAACTTATGCTGGTCAAAGTGCGAGCCACAGGGTCAGGTCGTGAAGAAATCAAACGCAGTGCTGATATTTTCCGTGCCCAAATCGTTGATGTCGGTCCAAATATCTATACCATTCTCATCACAGGCGATGCTGCCAAATTGGACGGTTTTATCGATGTGATTGGTCGAGATAAAATCTTGGAAGTGGTGCGAAGTGGCGTGATTGGCATTGCACGAGGCGAGCGAACGCTAAGCCTATAA